CCTTTGACCCGCTGTCCCCGTGCCTGCAGGGCAGTCCCCTGCGCTCCACCCACCTGGCTGCCTGCCAGGCCCAGCTGCTGTCCACCTTACCAGGGAGGCCACCTTGACCGCCTGTGTCAGGACTGGCACCAGCCCAGGTCTTCATGGCCGTGGTCTGGACCTGAGCCCGTTCTCCGCCTTCTATACAGCACAGACCCATTCGGCCCCACGGTTGCCGACCTCAGCCCAAGGTCACCACcagcctgagcagctcaggtgtGAGCAGCCGTCTGCCAGCTTCccatccacccccccccccccccccccccgctgaGCCCAGATGCCCACTGCTTCCCACAGCCATCTAGAGAGGATTGGGGATTGGGGGAGCCAAGAGGTCAAGGTGCTGGTCCTTCTGGCATTGCAGATACTCGGTGTGGcccctgggggccaggctggggtcaCATCATTGCAGCCCCACCCCTGGGCCCACCCGAGAGAGGTTGCCTTCAGGTGCGCCCTCCAAGCATGTGCCTCCGAGGCCCTGGCCAGCCTGCCCAGCCTGCCCCAAGTCACACCCCTTGGTTGCCACTGTCGCTGACTCAGGGCAGAGAGTGGACCTTGCACTGGTACAGCTCTTGGGTTCTTATCTCCCTGGAACTCTGTCCACTGCCCTCCTGCCATGTGGACATGAGGCCAGGGCTGGCCAGTTCACCACGGACCTGGGGCTGGTAAGAGCTACTCACAGGGTCAGATCCAAGGCAGGGCGCCCACCCCTGCAGTGGAGTCCAGAGACTCCCATCTTCTTGTGGGTTTTTCTTGGGGACCAGTGGGTGGTCCACAGGGTCTTCCGCGTGGGGTCAGGCTGCTCCAGGTTCCTGGACCCATAGCCTGTCCTGTCCTGGGGAGGGTAAGATTGCAGTAGAGTGTCCTGGGTCTCGGTGTCAAGATGTGCCTCTGACGGCAATTCCAACTCTGTCAATAGGGGCCAAAGCCCCCCGTGGCCTCCCCTGTGGGCCTCCAGCCCCCCATGTGAATGTCCTTGGGTGTCCTGACCTTGGGAGTCAGCCTTGGGAAGCCGGCATCCTGGAGTGAgggccacccctgccccccaccagctCTGGAGTCTTGACCCAAAGACCCTGAGTCTCCTCAAACTCAGAGCAGGGTTCACTCTCCTTCAGAAAGGGGCGAGGTGTGTCTCTCTTCCCCCAGCCCTAAGGTGGGCTGAGCCACCTCTGGAAGCCCCTGGGGTctctgggagtggggaggggtccCCCACCTGGTCTGGGAGTGGAGGAGAGAGCAGGAAGTGACCTCTTTTCTGAGATGGAGGTTTACTCAGAGCCTTCATCTCTTCCAGACTCTTTATGTGTTGTAAACgtgctgtggtgtgtgtgtcctgcGTGCATTGTGAGTCCCTGAGGGTCACACGTCTGTGAGGGTCTCACAGAACGGACCCAGACGCCCCTCCCTACCAGGGACTGTCCTGCAGGGGCCCTCTTTCAGGTCCTGTTTGGCCCCAGGAATAGGCCTGAGGTGACCCTGCCTAGAGGGCAGGACTCAGGCAAGGTGCTGCCCACCTTCTTTGTGCCTACCCTGCCGGCAGGCATGGCCCACCCCATTTCTCAGCTTGGCACATGGAGGCTCTAAGGGATTTTCCCAGATGTGGGGCTCCTGCCCTCCTTACACAGGAAGGTAAAGCCAGGTCTGAGCCCCAAGGGCCCCTCACCCTTCTGCCCCAGGCACCACCTTTGGTCAGTTACCCAGGCCACCTCTTCACTGCAGGTCTGATCCACACCCACCTCCTAGCCACATCCCTGCAGGGCAGGATGTCAAGCCCTGCCTGTTTTTTCCTGGTTCCTGGAAGGCCCATCCGTTGGGCCTTAAAAATAGCTCTGGGCCTCACAGGCAGGCCTGGCCCAGGTCAGCAACTTCATGGGCAGCAGAGCTGGGGCCACTCCTGCAGCTGTGGGAGGAGCTCCCAGAGGGCTCAGCTGAGGTTGAGGCACCAGGCCACCTTGCTGATGGCAGAGGCCAGGCCTGGTCCCTTGGCCCCCCACCACCCCGGGCATGCCCACGGCTCAGGCCAGCATGCTGTGAGCACCCGCGTGCATCAGGCCATGCTGCAGAGAGGGGCCGCCTCGCCAGGAGGCCAGGTGCCTCTTCAGGCTTCTGGTGTCTTCTCAAGGCAGGTGTTTCCTAAGTGTGGGGAGCAACGTGGATCCTCCCGGGGGGCTGCAGCCCCGCCCTACCCTGGAAACAGCCCTTCCTGGCCCTGCACAGCCCCACAAGGTCACCCTGCCCTGAGGACAGGAGGGGCAGCTGTTGCCATGGTGACCAGAGCCAGGCTGTCTTCCCTGGatcagggaggaagaggaggctaGAGGGCAGGTAGCCTCGGTCTCCACCCTGTCTCccatccacacacatacacactcacggACACTCGTGCACACATTCATATACACTCTCGGACACGCGACACTCATGGACACGACACTCACGGACagtcgtgcacacacactcacagatacTCATGCACACTGACATGTGTGCGCACTCAAGGACATTCACACACATGGACATTCATATCATGAACACATGCGCGTTCATGGACACTCCTACACACTCAAGGACACTCACACACGTGGACACTTACACATACCCCCGGACATTCGTACATTCATACCGCGAGCACCTGTGCGTACTCACAGACACTCATACACACTCAGGGACACTCATGCACATTGGTACCCACACGGCCACGCGTGCGCATATTCATATACACTCATGCGCATGGACACTCATACACGTGGATGCTTACGCACACTTGCGGATATTCATACACATgggtactcacacacacacggacatgcacacacaccatcaCATGCTTACAGACACGCTCACAGTCGGGCGTCACAGCAGGGAGGCGGGGacagcacaggctctgggtcTGGGCCCTCGTCCCCCCATCCCTCTCAGTCCCTGTGCCAGCATCCAGGGCCTCCTCACCCGGCCTCTCCAGCTGACCCTGGCTGTCCCAGGGGGTTGCTCGGCCCTGCCCTGGACTCTCCGTGCCCCTCCACCCAGACAGTGCCCGGAGGACCACCTCCCTGCCCCCGACCCCTGTCCACGCCCCCTCGGCTCCCAGGTCTTCCCGGCACCCACACCGCCGGCAGGGTCAGCCTGGTGACCCGGGCCCCTGAGCCCTGTCCTGCCTCCGCCCCCGTGCCGGAGCCCTCTGCAGCCTGCGGGGCCTGGCTTGACAGCGCCCAGCTTCACCCCAGCTCCATCTGGCTGACCGCAGGCCGGGCCCCGGGAGCTCTGCAGCCCGGCGCGGGCTGCACGCCTCGCGGCACAGGCGTCCCTGTGGCTGCGGCCGGGCTGAAGCAGGAGGGGCCTTCCCTCTGgccttctctgcctctgtcctggCCTCTCACCCACCGGGGAGAGGAACCAGCAGAGCCGGCGTTTCACAACACGCCCCAGAGGCGACGGGGCCGGGCCTGCACGGGGCCAGTGGGGGCTGTGGCTGGCAGCCTGTGGGAGCCCAGGTCACCCTGCCAGGGAGCCCCCTGCCTGACCTGACCCATGGCCCAAGTTCAAGAGCTGCCACCTCCTCTCAGCACCCCACCTCCCGCCACCCCTGTGCATGCCACCTCAAGCCGCCTCGCAGCAGTCACCTGGATCTTGGCCAAAGGGACCTCGAAAAAGCAGCGGTGCCGTGGGATACCCAGGCCCAACCTGGGGAGAGGCTGGAGTCCTGGTGGATCTGACCCCAAACCCAGCTGGGCTAGAGCGCTCCACCCCAGCCCGGGGGTGGCAGTGACGGGAGCAGTGACCAGACGCGGGGGCCGCCTGCGCCTGCAGGGGTGGTCTCCTCACCTCGGCCTTCCGTCAGGCACTGGGGCCAGGCCACCCCAGGCAGTGGGCACAGCCTTGGCCCTGGACCAGCTCTCTGGCCACTTTGCTGGGGCCTCACCCCACTCACCCTGTCCGAGGGTCCCCATCTGAGGGGGCTCTGGCCACCCCTGAGCAGGCCAGGAGGAAGAGCCCCTCAGACGTGCTTCCCAGGCGTGCAGCGGATGCCTAAGACTTGTCCTGGGTCCAGGCCCAGATTTCACAGGTAGAGCCTGGGGGCTCCTGGACGGGGAGGCccggggcagggcccagcagagTGGCAGCTCCACCACCTGTGCCGAGGAGCCCAGCTTGGGTGGGACTGGGGCAGAGGGGCCTGCTTACCCCAAAGGCAAAGGCCACggggccgggggctgggggcagtgggGCCACCCTCTGCAGGAGCCTCGTGCCCCAACCCAGGAGCAGACGCAGCCTCTGAGACCCGGCCAGGGAGCCTCGGGCGGCCTTTGTGGGTGGTGCCGGGTGGGTGGGGTCCTGCCGTCCCCTCTGCTTGGCCCCTAGCGTGGACGAGGAAGGGATACAGAAGAGGCGGCCTTGCAGGGGGACCCCCGCAGAGTGGGGGGCTGGACCAGCCAGCCTGTGTGTGCCTCTGGCTTGCATGCGGCTCCAGGGGCCATGCGGGGCCCCCGTTGGGGGCGTCCTGGAGGAGCAGGCAGAGCGCAGCCAAGTCTGGAGGCTGaaccagggtgggggaggggcgtgCAGCCAGGCGGGGTCAGAGCTGTGCCGCTGGGAGCCGGCCAGGGGCCCGTGGAGACCTTGGGGCCCAGGGTCTGCGGCAGGAATGACCTCGTCTTAGGGGAGTTTCATTCAGTCCCAGGATGAATGGTCAGACCACACTCAGGCCACAGAAAACTGCCTGCTCAAGTGGACCTTCAGGCTGTCCAGAGCATGGACCAGGGAGGGCCTGGTCACAGTAAACAAGGGGTCAAGACGCAGTGACGGCCTTGGAGACGCATGTCGAAGATTTGCTGTGTCACTGCCCAGGCTCAGCACACGCACGCACCCCCCGTTCCACACTCACGCTGCGTCACAGACAGAGCGGTGTCTGGGGGCTGCCGGAGAAGGGTGAGCCCTGCGCGGCAGCTGGCCCGGCCGGGACGACAGGAGGCTGTCACTGCCAAGGCGGGAGCCTCGCCCAAGAATGGATCAGGCTTGGAAAGCAGAGCAGGAGGGATGACAGTTTCAGGTCAGGCTCGATCCGGCCCCTCCCTGCCAGCCCCAGGCCGCACCCACACAGCTCAGAGCCCAAAACCTGGCACCCCAGTCCCTGTGGTCCTTTAAGGGTTCCGAAATAAGAGAGCTAGGGAAGAGCCCCCCACACCTGGGCATGGCGGTGGGCGGGGGGGGGTCGTTGGTTCCAAGGAAGACACAGCGTGGTCCAACTTCTGCTGGAGGAGAAAGAAGGCTGCACTGATGAGGGCTACCCTCGTGGGGCTCAGAGCCCTGCACTGGGGCCCAGGCTCCCCGACCCGAGCAGCAGCTGACCTTCTTCGCCCGCTGGAGCAGACCCAGGCATGTGGGCAGCCGCTGAACCCTGGTGGCCGCAGGCCGAGTGTGGAGCCAGGCCAGAGCAGGGGACAGGCCTGTGAGACAGGCCCTGGGGGGCCCATGGGGCCTTCCATACTCTCTCCACTGCAGCTGTGGCTGGAGGGACCCAGTCTGGTTCCCAGGGGCAGCCCAGTGCCAGTCTGCACAGGGCACCGAAGGGCCCAGGGCATTCAGATCAGAGCGCTGCCTGCTGGGAACGGCAGTGTTCAGGGGTTGCTGGCCAGGCCTGTGGGGGCTGATGGGGGTGGGAGTCTGGTGACCCGGAGCTAGGCTGGCGGCCTTTCCTGGCTGATTGCGTAgtcctgggggctgggagggaaggaggcaagaGCTGCGAAACGAGGGGTGTCCAGGGCTGCTGGAGCTCTGGGCCAGCCCCCCAAGTTCAGGCTCAGCGCCGACTGGGCGAGTCCGCAGGACCCCTGAAGCCCAAGTGGGAGTTGTCCTTGTCTCTGCCCAGGGTTCCCTGGCAGCCTGCTCCTGGGGCCCGAGGCGGCCTGGGCAGAGCATCTGGTTCAGGACGGGTGACCGGGCTGGTTCCCAGGAGGTGGCTGTGGCTGGCGGGTGGGATGCAGGAGCTGAGTGGGCCTGTCTAAAGGGGGCACCTGCAACTCCTGTCCAGCTCATCCCTGAATACCCCACACTCCCACTGGCTTCCAGTGCCGGGGTGttcagggcctgggggagggcgCCCCAGTGGCTGGTCAACCAGGCTCAGGGCCCAGGCAGCAACACGCCCACATGTGCACACGCAGTGGCTGGCCCGTGCAGCCCCGGGGGTGGGCATGCAGACACCCGATGGCCCCCCGTCCACGTGCCCTTCTGGGATCTCCTTCCCACTCCCCCTCGGCCCCGTGCCAGCCCGGCCGGACACCCCGGCCAGGCGGCCTCCAGGCGTGCAGCGccggcccctcctccccagggggcACGGGGAAGCCGCCCCACCCGCTCCAGAGGGAGGAGACCAGAGCGCTGCACGGGATGCGGCCAGGGCTGGACGTGCGGGACCCCTGTCCAGAGGGGAGCCCCAAAAGCCCACGGCGGCcgtccctccccctgccccacgcTCACCCCATGGGGGCACCGGGGGCAGGGCCTGTGGCAGGCATGCGCCCCGCCCCAGGGCCAGGTCCCTGGGAAGGTCTGCAGGAGGCCGGGCTGGGGTTGGGCGGGAAGGAGGCCAAGCCCGGAGCGTGGGTGCCTGGCAGCTGGGGGGTGGGCGCACCTGGGACTGAGCGGCAGGGGGAGCCGGGGTGGGGCACTATGACAGCCCCCCTCGCGGCGGGCACATCCCTAGGCCTGTGGGACAGACAGTGCCTATGGACAGCTGCTGAGTCATCACAGAGAAACGAAAGGAATGGAAGGAATTCTGCACTTGCTCTCTGGccaggctccccacccccagaaaacCCCCATCCCAGGCCCGTAGCCCCTCACTTCCTGCTGCTCAGGGCCGCCTGGCTCCCGCCCCAGGCCTGACCCCAGGCAGCAGCCTTGGCATTCTGCCTGCTGGGCCCGCCTGAGCCGGGTGGGGGTGTGGTGGCCAGGATGTCCAGCAGGCCCATGGAGGCCCCTGCGCCAGCACCGTCCACTCCTCTCGGGGGCCTGGCCTCTCACGGCCCGACTGGCTCCAGGTAGGGGTCAGGGCACGTGGCCCCCGGGGGTGGGTGCCGTGACCCCGGAGGTTCCTTGCAGAGTCCATCCTCCCATCAGTGAAGTGGGCCCTTCAGTCACTCCCCAGCACTGCTGGCTGAGATTTGAGGGGGGCTGCAGGTGCCCCCGGCTTCCTgtgcggctcagtggtaaagtctgcttgccaattcaggagacaaagcttcgattcctgggtccagaagatcccctggagaagaaaatgacaactcactcgagtattcttgcctggagaatcccgtggacagaggagcctcgtgggctacagtccacggggtcgcagagagtcagacacgactgagcctgcTCGGAGGCACGCAGGcgggcacccccacccccaccgggcCAAAGCCTCCGCCTCTGTCCTTCTTGAGCCTGTGCCAGCCTGGTTCCCTGCTGCCTCCCAGCTGGGGCCCCACGGGGACCCAAGTGAtgcccatcccagccctctgccCGCCACGCTCATCTGGGCGGCTCCCAGTGGCAGGCCTGGCAGCGGGGAGCCGCTGACTCGCGGTTTCTGAGACGCGCCAGTACAGGGTTTCGACCAGGCCCAGAGCCCCTCCCAGGCAGGCGAGTCAGCTGCTTGGGGACCCAGGGCTGAGGCTGCCTCATGGGGCAGGGGAACAAGCTGACCCAGGGGCCCCCACCGCTGCCCTGACCCTGGGATCCTTCCTGGCCCCCCACGCCAGGCCTGGGCCCGCTGAGGCAGTGTTTGGAGTCTGCTCCTGAACATGCCACTCGCACCCAGAACCTCCCGTGGCTCCCTTGGTTGTCTCACCCCCTGGGAAGGTGCAGGGAGGCGCCCGTGTGCGTGGCAGGTGGTAGCGCCCGGAGCCCACTTCTGGCGGCAGGGACCCCCTGTCAGCTGCCCTGCACCTCCGATGTTAACTCACACCGGGCCAGGCTGGGCCACGCTGACCTGACCTCGGGGGCAGCTGCAGGAACCGGCTCTGGGCGCGGAGGTGGGTGCTGTTGGTCCAGCTCCCGGATCCCGGTTCCTCGCTGCCCTCCCGAGGCCGAGGCCCATCCTGCGGGGTGGCAGGGCAGGACGGGGGGCTGCTCCTGCCCAGGACCTGCCCGCATgggccctcctcctcctggtccTCGGGTACAGGTGCCCACTGAGGCTGCGTGCTGCTGTCCAGCTCATAGGCTGGAAAACCCGGGCCGGGGGTCACCAGGACAGGACCGGGGGTGGCAGGGAAGCTCGGTGAGTAGCAGGAGCGACTGGCCCTGAGCCATCCCTGCGGAAGAACTTTTGGGGTCAAGGAGCCATGGGGTGGGGCGGAGAGATGGCTCCAGCCAGGGCGAGAGTTTGGGGAGTTGCTGCGTCTTGGAGTCGGGGAGGCTGGAGCAGCGCCCTCAGAACGGTGCCCACAGCACGGGCGGGACGGTGGGCTGGGCAGAGCGGCGGCCGTGGGTCCTCAGTGGAGGGTCTGCCTCCTGAAGGCCCACCGGCCAGGACACCAGGGGCCCCTGAGGGGACCTGGCTGCCAGCCCGGGCCCTGGCCTCTCAGTGAGGCCGGGCGTGTGGAGCCCTGAGTGACCGAGGGCCCTGAGGGCGCTGGCCAGGCTGCCTTTGGATAGAGCAGGGAGGCCACTGCCGCAGCCAGACCCAGGCCACCACTGGCCTCTGGCTCGCCATCTCTGCGGCTCCGACCTGGAAAGAGCGGACGGCAGTCTGCCAGCCCCCACCCAGAGCCAGGTCTCGAGGCGGGGGCCGCTGGCCGTGGCCCCGAGCTGCTGCCCATGACGCAGGCTGTGGCCTTTGTTCACCTGCTTTCTGGCCGGCTTccagtccacacacacacacacacacacacacacgtgtacacacacacatgtacacgcacacacacctggTCAGACCAGTTCCACCGGGCCAGCTCTCCGTCTGTGTTGGCCAGGTCTGTCCAGACACTGCTCCTTCTGccccagactcagtttccccgCCTGTGAGCTGAGCGGTCCTGCCGGCCTAAGGCCCTTGCTGGGCTGGGTGCACAGAGGGGCCTccgggcagggggtgggggtggggagcgggaAGAGACCCCCTACCTTCTCCCGCCCCCCAGGGCCCTTCCAGCCCGTGGACTCAGCCTCTCCGCCCTCCGGCTCCCCACTGCCAGCCACTCACCCCGCCCTGCCCCATTCTGCTGGTGAGGACACCCCTTCCTCCCAGTCGCTCGAGTCACGGGTCATCCTGCCCCGGCGCCCCCCTCCCTCTTCTGACCCCCTGCCCCGAGGCTCCAGCTCCTTCCGGGGGCCAGGAGAGTGCTCTGCACGCCCTGGGTGGGACGTGTGGGTCCCCTGTGTCCGGCCCCACTGGGCCCCATGGGTGCTGACCTGGCACCTGGAAGGGTCCGGGTGGATCCTGCGCCCTGACCGGGGGGCCGTGTTCTTCATGACCTGCAGCCCAAGTGCCCTCCCCACCGGCGTGTCCAGCAGCCGGACACCCTGGCAGTCGTGACTGCACCAGAGGCTTTGTTCTCTGGGCCACTGGGCAGCAGAGGGCCCTGGCCCCAGCCTGGCAGCAGGGCCCAGGGCCTGCACCTACCTCTGGGATGTGGACCCAGTCCAGCCCTCCTGCCATGCCTCCCGCCTCAGGGCACCCCAGCAGGAAGCCAGCCCCTGCTGCCAAGGGACTCTGCTCTCAGGACCCTCTCTCAGGCCTGGGGTGGCTGGTGGGGAGGGTCTCCCACCCCTAGAAACCTGGTCTGGgggcggaggccaggaaggggcGCAGGGCCAGAAACCCCGATCTGTGAGGCTGGGGAGTCCAGGGCCCGGAGGCCTTCCGGGGAACGCAGGAGAGCACAGTGGGGGCGCAGGTTGAGGCAGGGTGTCCAGGCAAGAGCTGAAGGGTCCATGGGTAGTGTGAGCTGGGGTTGGGGGACAGTCAGGGCACCGGGCCATCAAGCGACAGGGCCGGAGGTGGCCGGGCGAATGTGCAGAGCCGCGGAGGGCCGGGGTCGCAGCATGGGGTGGGCgtcacaggtgggcaggggcgggggcggggtctCGGGGAGCAGGGGTCGAGGCTGGGCTGCTCCAGGACACTGCGGGCACTTGTGTGGCGACGCTCGGCGTCCCGCACCCCGAGCAGCCGCCCTGTTCTGGTCCCGGGCCCACGGGCAGAAGAACGGCCCACCGGGCTCCCGCGGCTCCACCGCGGCCGCTCCCCCAGGCCCACGGGGTGACCGTGGCCTCTGTCACTCAGCCCGTGTCTCCGGGCCTGGCCATCCTGGCTGAAGGTAGCAACTAGACCCAGAGGCCGACCGACCCCAGCACGGGGCCCAGGCCTGGACCCCAAATCTCGCCCTAGAGGGGCAGGCGTGGGGGGCTCACCCGGTGGGGCTACGGCCTATCAGGCTCGGCTGCGGGGGCGGTGGGCCGTATCCCCCGCCCCcgttggggggaggagggggcagctgAGAACAGTGAAGCCAGGCCTTTCCACCCAGGGGAGTTCCAGGAGGCTAGGAGGGGCCTGGCAGCCTGGGGCTTCCAAGGGTGCGGCTGCAACGGCTGCTCTGGGCGCAGAGGCTGCAGAGCGGTCAAACCTCAGGCCTGTCTGGGTCTGCAGCTGAGGCCCCTATGCCAGGTCCCAGCTCAACTCGCCATGCAGGGGCGTGGGCTGCAGGACCCAAGGGGTCTTGACCTCAGGCCCCACCCTAGACAGGCCACAGCTCTCTAGCACCCTTCGGGAGGCCCCTGGAGAGGG
This genomic stretch from Cervus elaphus chromosome 22, mCerEla1.1, whole genome shotgun sequence harbors:
- the LOC122680566 gene encoding uncharacterized protein LOC122680566 — protein: MQARGTHRLAGPAPHSAGVPLQGRLFCIPSSSTLGAKQRGRQDPTHPAPPTKAARGSLAGSQRLRLLLGWGTRLLQRVAPLPPAPGPVAFAFGDRTGYGSRNLEQPDPTRKTLWTTHWSPRKTHKKMGVSGLHCRGGRPALDLTLRRRTGSGPDHGHEDLGWCQS